The Phragmites australis chromosome 13, lpPhrAust1.1, whole genome shotgun sequence DNA window TGGCCGTGTATCTATTATATATGTGGTTGATCTACGAGGCTcattattatataaaaaataattctcttttttaaatttttgatgaaatcattaaCGGATGGGGAGAGAGTTGTTCATTcgggagaatttttttttgtttttctcaaacctttgagaaaaacaaaaaaaaattctcccgAATGAacaactctctccccctttggcaatgatttaATAAAAAGTTTAAATCATGTATGTTAaaaggttgccaatgttcacacGAGGGCtgccaatattttcatcaagaGAGAGATTgcgagatcatgtgatgaaaaattgatttAAATAGTGAAATTGGCATAGCAAAGTtgagtatgcttatgttagcatagATGATTTGATGCGCTATCagaagttgggtatgcttatgttagcgtatTGATTTTGCTTGGAGTTTACGTGATGTTGCGGTGAACTAATCTTCAGttaagtcgggaaggacttgcgCTCGTACTAGTTTGTTGTCTGATtaatgtgcaggtgttgctcaaaGGTGAACATGATCGATGATgcatcgacgaactaagttcagggatgAACTAAGATTCGATGACTAGGTCCATGAGGAACTAAGGTCGTAGTGATTGAGGGTGTCATATAGGACATTCGGGCTAGAGAATAGTGTACGTGAAGACAATGCTACATATGTGCAACTGGGTGTGTTCTGGAGAAGGGCAGACGTACATGAGGTCATGGGCAACCAGATTGCGTGTTCAGATGATAGAGTCGTTTGAGTACATGGCATGGTCAGGCTGCGGTCTGATTGGTCGAAGAGTCCAATCCCGTAAGGAATCGAGTACTAGTAAGAGTTGGAGTTGAGCACGAATTAGATTTGGTTATAGATGGACGTGTCTTGGTATGGTTTCTGTCCATATAGCAGGTTGTTTCTAAATCAAAGACGGTTTGAagggctatatattgagagggtctcAGTTAGAGTAAGGTGTGCCAAGAATGAGATCAGATTTAGACTATTGATCTAGATAGCAGATCTATCTAGGGTTTTGGAATTTTGTGGAAATTCTTGTTGGATattttggagaggcatcttgtaaactcatctatgcaatgaaaatcaagtttcgtaagttgatgagttgatgattcataattttttctctattctttatttttgcatacttgattttgatttttgattaaTTCCCTGtttctatcaagtttcatcttgttTTAATCCATCTAAAACCTTGCTAGGATATTTAATGTTTGATCTGTGAAAATTTTGaatggatttggtttgatctcgtgTAGCTTTTtagtcaactcgactaggttttgatgtACTTGATTTTGGTTGATATGGTCTATTTTGACTAGGTAttattcttgatccacatatctgattGACTCGATTTTTATTGGGTTAGTTtgatatttgaatctagtttcagctgatcaaatttgagagcaatcagACTAGTTGATCTTTCTTTATATTGTTTTTAGAGTATGTACAATttgttttgagtggaatactgagtttaaatcgatttttaatttgaataaaataatctttgaatttaatttttacaatcattcacccctctAATTGCTTTATTAGAGGATAATCGATTTTACACGTAGTGTAGCCAGCTAGCCAGCGTAGCCGGCCGTGATGTGATGGTGCAgccgggagatggaggcggaGGCTTGGCAGAGGGAGCGGACAAGCTTGCCGCGGCAATGTTGTCGCTGCAGCTCCTCTTCTCGGTGCTGCAGATCTTCATCAACTTCACGCTTAACAACGGCATGGACGATCGTGTCCTCATCTCCTAATGCTTCATGTTCGCGGCCCCGTTCCTCTGCCTCATTGCCTTCCTCGTCGAGAGGAGAGGTATGCAACTTGAGGATTCCATCTTCCTAGTGGCAACCAACAAAGATGAACAGACAAGCTACAATTTCGAGTCTAGCTGAATTAACGCTAAATCTAGTGAACGTCTCAAATGGTCCTACAATTGTTCTCGTGTGGATTGTTTGGGTAAGTAGTCGCTATTAGAATTTCTTCATTTGATTCCTTTTACATGTTTCGGCAGTTATTTTCATGTAAATAGCATCTTTGTTACTCCATTTTCTCAAGATTTCATGTACCACACGGTTCAAGTCTCCATCTTTCTGGTGACTGGTGCCTTTGTTCCTTATCTGAACGCATTCTTGTTTGGAAGTGagaaaatgaaaaggagaaaatgAGTATGTGAGTAGATAGAATCTAAAAGGGTGCCATTGAAAAAGCTAAGAGCTTCAAATACCGCATTTATGCAGACTTGAAAATAGTGCAAAAAGCATTTCAGTAAAATAATGTTGAAATTGACAGCAAGTAGTAACTCGGTGCTTCCAATATAAGTAATGTTTTGAGAATTTTTGAAAACATATATAGCCCATTTTCATCGGATACACACGCTACCTTGTTGCTTCTAacaacttttttcttttgcgaTCTTCTAGCACCAATATTAAGATGTAATATTTGGCTGAGGCAGCATCAATGGATCATCATAGGCATTAGAGCGAGGAGTGATATTTTCGTTGCTCCTTCTATCAAAGTAAAACTACGGCCGCAACTTACTGTATCTTTTTTATATACATGCAGGTTTTCTATAAACCAGAATCTATACGTGCTTGCCATAAAACTAATTCAGGAACATTTTTTACAGCTATCAGCAACCTCACTCCTTCAACAACCTTCATACTTGCAGTCTTGACAAGGCTCCAAAATTGAGTAAGTTTACATATTTTCCATATGAATATCAATGCAAGACTTGGCTTAGAATAAGTGGCTTTTCCAATTGTCAAATGCTTGGATTTTGGCAAGACAAATTCGTTATTGGCAAACAAATTAGCTTCACCTCCCAAACTGAATGAAACAACAGACTCGAGATTTTAAACCTGAGGAAGCCTGCTAGACAAGCGAAACTCCTGGGCAAAGAAATGGGCTGATGAGCCGGGCTGTACATGGCACTGTGGGGGCAAAGCCAAATTAGTAGCTAATGCGCGCCAAGATGAAGAAGTGGGCAAATAATCAGTtcctgctgctgcagctgctgccgGTGAAATTGAAATAAAATGAGAAGAGCTAGAGAACTGGACTCTGTATCCCTTTTAAGCTAGTGCTTATTTACGCTATTCTACTGCTCTGAGCCGCATGTACAACTTACAAGGCATACAAGAATCGGGAAATATAATTCACATCTAACTTGtcatacatatttatatattcaTTGATTACCTTATGATCTTTTTTACCTACGTTTTCAACACGAATGTCGACGCAAATTAATAGTCATGATAAACCATGTGTGCTCATACCGTGAGCAATCTGAAACGAAGATACAGATGAACTCAGAAGTCAGAACTCAGAAAGCAAGCATGGTGACCTTGTTTACAGATGGGAGTCTGGGAATATTAGAACATGCTACAGAGAGGAAACACTTCTGATTACAAAACTACTACGACTGCAGAGCCCAGAAAGACAGCATCATGGCAAGAGGAATGGCGAGCTGCACCGCCCTGGCTTCAAGTTGCAGGGTGCCCATCCCCACCTCGTCCTGCAAAAGCGTCGCCAATGGATGAGAAGAAGTCAGGACAAGGTGAAGGAAAGCAGAGGTTGCAAAGAAGCAAGAAAAGCTCGAGGAAAGGTAGAAGCAAAGGAATCAGGAGCCGTAATTATACAGAAATTACTGACTCCAAGAAAACCAACAAGATAAGAAAAGAAATGTCATTAGAAATGCTGAGGAGTTTGGTTGCTTACCTGACGTTGTTGCCCGGGGGTGGGCATGGGCAGGGCGGTGGCCGAGTCGGTTACGCCGGCGGGGAGAGGAACTGCGGGGCTGCTGCTGATGAAGTCGGTGCTCCTCGACCCGGCCGGCGCCCGAGCTCCACCGCTCGACGACGGTGCGCCCGAGCTCCACCGCTCGGACGGCAGCCTCGGCATACCGCCGTCGTCGTCCGAGCCGGGCACCGGCGCGGGCGCCAGTGAGGGACCGAGCGGCGCCGGGCGCGGCGAGTAGTCCGGGACGACGACGGTCATGGGCACCTTCTCCTCGCGGTAGCCGCCGCCGCGCGACTGATCGAACACAACGCAACTCAAGAGAAGTTCACGGATACTACCACTGATTCACCGAACAATGCCGTAACGCGATCAAACAAGCTCACCTGAGCGACGGACCCGAAGAAGAACGCGGCCGACGGCCACGGGAGGAGGGCGCAGAGCTCCAGCGAGAGAAGAAGCGCGCACCGCGCGTTGCCCGGCGGCGAGACTCCTCCCATTCCTCCACCCTGCGCGTATGCCTCTCTCGCTGCCTCCAGCAATGGTAATGCTGTTTGCTGTGCTCTACGCAGAGCGTGCTCTGGCCCTATTTGGTCCTGTGTTCGTTTGAGGCCGTCGATAGAGCCCGTGACTTCTCGTTGGCTGTGTGCCCCTGTGACTTTGGGCGCGGTGCGCTGCAGCAGTGCTTGCCCGGCCGCGTCAGGCCAGTGCAGTGTAAAAAGCGATGCAAAAGTGGAGCCGAGGCCAATGGCCATAGTGGCTAGTGCTACACAAACAAAAGGCTGCGACAAAGCGGGCGCCTTTCGCCACTTTTTTGGGCCGGGCGCGAGCGCGACGGCAAAGGAATCGCCGGTACCAGTAGGACGGTGGAAGAGTGGACAGTGGGCGCGCCTCGTAGAGATCCAGATGGAACAGGATGGAGCGGGTTTTGCCTTCACCCACTCCATCGGCATGTCCTCCGTCCCGTCTCGGCTCCTGATTTAAGATCAGGTGAAATTTTTTTCTGCCCCGTCTTATTCTATAGAGTCCTGACCTTGATCTATCTATCTGGctttaatctaattaaaattgtTAAAAACTCTAGATAAAAAGATAATAACAATCATATcatataaatcaataaaaaactaTACTAAGATTTATAAGACCCAATATagcataattatatatattagtttactaaaaattttattaaaaaaataacaaacttCTTAATAAATCTCGCTATGCCTACATATAACCTATACTCTGAGACTGAGTACAACTTGACCCATCTCCACCCATCACGTCCCCCGCTCTGACCGTGCCCCATCCTCGAACCGAAATAGAGCGGATAGTGACCCCTCGGATCTAAGGCTGTCTCCAACGGCAACGACAAAACCGACCGCTTCCCTGTTGACAGCGACGTTTGGCGCTTGACCCTGCCGCATCCTTCTCCAACAGAAGCGGCAACATTGATTTTCCCAGTGCTACAGAGTTGTAGGATCCAGCATCGATCGGCAAATTTGCTGATGAAAATTGGCATCCGTATTACTGTTCCTAGAGACTGACGTGTGGATTTGATgggagaagaagagtaatgaaaggtagaaaatagagtaattattagaaataaaaaaataggagatactgtaataatattaaagatacttataatagtattataaatgataaatttttaaatattggTTGAAGATAGCCTAAGGATTGAATAGGGACTTTAGACCTCTAGCGCCTCGTCTTCGATGGTACCACTGCCATGCCATGGTGTCGGATCCGGGCGCGGAGACCGGCGGCCGATAATTGCAGCATCAATTGGCGGCACGGCCACCCGGGGCACGTGCTCCCAAACACTGGTGCTGTAGGAGTCAAACTTTGGACTTGGCGAGCATGCAGCCACCTTGCACCGTTGCACGAGAGATGCAGCATGCAGTCAGATTTGTCCTGTGATATTGCTTATCTTTGCTGCATCATTTGggggtgagggggggggggggttaggtCAATTGGAAGGAGCTCATGTTGATCCATGAAAATTCTGATAAGTTTACCCTGTGTTGGCGTCAAAGTTTTCTGAAATGCATGCACGGATTTGAGCAAGACGATATGCGGTGATGTTGTAAGGTTCTTACTACTTCCTTCGATTGCAAATGTATATCGTTTTAGACTTACGCATAaagattaaaaatatagataaaaatAATCTTGTTGTCCTTCAATTATTCTGTactgaaaaagataactcattcatttataAGAGTGGTAATATTTATACTAAACAAGAGTAAGACGGaagcaaaagagaaaaaaaaagtatagaAGTTTAAGAATAtcttatatttagaaaatagttaaaaagattaaaacaaCCTATATTTACGATCAGAGAGAATACTTACCTCACTTCGTCATGATCAAAGAAGAACAGATTTTGGGCACAGATTATGTTCGAGTTTCCTGTATATTTCCTGGGTCTGACCCAATCATGCGAAGTCTGCGGGTCGCGCCTATCTTGGGCCAGCTCGTTTCAGAACCTGTCGTGTTACACGGGCCCGTGCCTGTTCAGCCCGATTTGCGCCTGTGCACCATGTCATGATTCGTGCGTCTATTTCTTGTGTTTGTCGACAACTAGAAAAATACAAACTAGCAGAAATCATCCGAGAGCATTGAACACAGACGACGACGTTCAGGAGACGGCAGCCAAGAATCATGAGATCTATGACGCAACCACCGCACTACCAGCGGCTATCTCCGTCACCGCAGCAGCTTCGAATGATGAAACAATCGACAGAAAATTTGCATGATTGGTTTGTCAATGGCACTCAAAAGAAGATCTTTCGATAGCCGACaacaaatctttttttttctctttgtcaTTTGTTTTTACGAGCATGTTTGGTTTGAGTCCCAACTAGCTCTACTAAAATTTTGATTTCACCAAAACGTGAGCTATGCCAAAATAcgagaaaaaatattatttggatcTAGCCTTGCTAATTCACCGGTAATACCAAAACATGGAAGAAAAATGTTGTTTGGATTTCATCCTTGCCAAGTCTTACTAAAGTTATGAGAATAGCATATGACACCCACATgccattaaatttttttctagTGAAACATACTCAAGTGAGAATTCATTCTATAGATTTAATTGTAAAGAATGTAATGGTGTAAACGGATCGTGATTTGGATATGttgtttagaaaatatatcaatttcaaacttgttaatatataaattttgcAATCCGTGCATAAGTGAGCTGTTGCCACTTAGCTTTGTTGGGCAACCAAAACACTGCCGAGCGTTTTGCTCGTCCAAATTCTCGCCCGCGTGACTGAAGAAAATGCTCAGGTGTATTAGGGCTTACAAAAAATTAGAACCAATTCAAATAGCAGCTAATTATTTGGAGCACGTCAAAAAAATTGGTGAGCCTCATTAGGACTACTAGCCGAACGCGCCCTACATCCACTTGCCGCCGTGCACCAAGATCTGGCACACACATCGATGTGTAAAGTAGTGCGCCGTTTGCTGTGGTGAGCATAATTTGGCCTGCCTGATCCACGAGCTAGCCAGTCAACgatccatggccgccgccggcggcgaggcgtcaggagcggcggcggctgtggcAAAGGAAGACGTGGAGGCAGATGTCGTGATCGTGGGCGCCGGCATCGCGGGGCTGGCGACTGCGCTGGCGCTCCGTCGGGCGGGCGTGGCGCGCGtcgccggccgcggcggcgtcgtGGTGCTGGAGCGGCACGCGGAGCTGCGCGCCACGGGCGCCGCGCTCACCATCTTCCCCAACGGCTGGTTCGCGCTCCGCGCGCTCGGCGTCGCGCACAAGCTCACCTCCCGCTACAACGCGTACGAAACGTGCGTCGCCGTCGCGTACCGATCAGGACGCGATTCGATTCTAGCTGGACTCGCTGTGCTTGCCCAAGTGACCTGCTGAACTCCATCTCTGCGCGCAGATCCAAGGTGACCAATCTTGAGAGCGGAGCGACGCAGGTGTTTCGCTTTGCCGGGAACAAAGGCAGGTCAGTACACTGATCTTTCAAATTCTTGGCGTGTCACGGCATGGATTGAGCAAGCGGCCTAGCTGAACAAATTTCGTAGCAAATTGCGATGATTTCAATCTGAAACGGTGAAACTAGTTTACCCTTCTGTTTTCAAATACTTGGAACATTTTGGTTAGTTACTAGAACATTTGAGTCATTACATTGAAAGTTGGTACTGCCCTGGTATATATGTTTGGTCAAAATTGATAAGTATTCGATGGAGGAAGCAGTTTTAACTGATACTAGTATCTCTAattatttggttgaattgaaaaaaaaagtggtGGAGTGAAAGTGAGGCCGGTGGACCGAAAGGCGCTGCTGGGGGCGCTTGCGGAGGATCTGCCGCCGGGCACCATTCGATTCTCGTCCAAGCTCGTCTCCATCGACACCGAACCTGCAATCGGCGACTCGTCAGAGACAGTCGTCCTACGGTTAAACGAGGGCACCGTGATCCGAACCAAGGTACGCCAACTAAGCATCGTGTGCGTCTCTACACATTTTACGCGTGCGCGTGAACTGTGGTGATTAATGGTGCGCGTTCTCTTCGCTCTCAGGTCCTGATCGGGTGCGACGGCGTACACTCTGTGGTGGCGCGGTGGCTGGGCATGTCGGAGCCGGCCAGCTCGGGCCGGTCCGCCGTCCGCGGGCTCTCCGTGTACCCCCACGGGCACAGCATGAAGCGGGAGCTCCGTCAGTTCCTCTCGGAGGGTCTCAGGGCCGGCATGGTGCCCATCAGCGACACCGACATCTACTggttcctcgtcaacaacaccGTCGCTGTAGGCAAGTCCACACTCTGCACACGGCATACGGCCTCTCTCTGCCATTGCCGCCCCCACAGTATCCTAACATCCTGATGCCAATAACACAATTTGCAGAGAAAGAAGCCGCCACGGACCCGATTAAAACCATACGGGAGGTCAGTGACAACCTGGCCAAGCACATGCCCGCGGAGTACCTGGACGTGGTGCGCCACTCTGACATGGGCAACCTCTCATGGGCTCCACTGTTGTACCGGAACCCATGGTCCCTCCTCACCGGCAAGGCAGCCCGCGGACCCGTGACGGTGGCCGGCGACGCGTTCCACCCCATGACGCCCGACATGGCGCAGGGCGGGTGCTCCGCGCTGGAGGACGCCGTCGTGCTCGCCCGCGCCCTGTCGCAGGCGGCCACGCCGGCCGAGGGCGTCGCCGCGTACGTGGCGGAGCGGCGCTGGCGCGCGGCCTGGCTGGTGGCCGGGGCCTACGTGTCGGGCTGGGTCCAGCAGGGCGGGACCAACGTCCGCGGCGTACGCGGGTATTTGGTCAAGCTGTTCCGGGACTGGGTGTTCTACCCGTTCGTGTTCCCCAGGCTCGCGGACACCATGTGGTACGACTGCGGCGACCTGACGGCGCCGCGCGAGGAAGGCAAGAGCCACACCCAGTGAAAAGGGCCGTAACACCCTGCAGGCATTCAGGCTTGTAATAGAGATAACTAAGTAACTCTGCTACTTAAATATACACTATATAAGGTGTGATAGAATAAAGCATCATGCTTATATAGTTAAGAGAAGTATCATGATGTGTATGTATcgtcaaaaataatattataaaagataaatagtCGGTAAGTGACGTGATATGAAGGAGCACTGGATATAGCAAAGTAATGTGACATGAAGGAACACTACATGCAGCAGGTTCATCAATACGCACTAGCCCCCGGACAGCAGCTTCATCAATGCGCACTGGCGTGAACACAGGAAGCTTCTTTGTCGTctgattattattttcttttccgTCTGACATGCTATCTAGAATCAGTGACAATAGTATATATTGCGCTAGTTGTGCCTCCTATGCATACATAATATTATATTGCATCATTAAATCTTCTCATTGATGCAAGCTGTGCAAGGCTGCTAAGTCCTCCTtcacgctctctctctctcctttgtcTGTTCTCACGTACACTAATATTATAAGGAGTCTAACATGGCTATGCTCAGAGTGATATGAAGGAGCACTGGATATAGCAAATTAATGTGATATGAAGAAACATTGGATGCAACATGTTCATGAACACTCATTGTCTCGGGCAGCAGCTTCATCAATGTGCACTAGCGTGTGCGTGAACACATGAGACTTTTTTGTCGTCTGATTATTGTTTCTTCATGTCAAATGGTCACTTACTGACTATTCACTTTTTTAATGTTATGCATGAAACGAAGCACTATCTCAGACATGAAGGAACAATGGATATCACTAATCATTTCGAATAACCTTCATCCAGATCATACAAAACATATCAAACAGAGCAACTAAATAGACTAACGTGGATACGCTCGGAGGCCACTGAGACGGCACGACCTAATACTAATAGAGATAATTTCTTATTTGTCATCAGAAGATAATGTGATTCTCTATTTATCACATCATAAAatgaacctttttatttgatactgtttctaatttttattcatTTCTCTCCACTTTCATTCATTTTATCTATAAAAAAGATATATTTACTCTTAGGGAGCCAATAACAGTTAATCGAAGTTTATGACTACTTAAATACTGAATCATAGAATGTGATGTATTAGATAGTTGTAACAAATTTCTTTATGCTTCTATAGAGTTTTTGAACTCTaaatttgaatgaataaatCAAGACATATGAATTTCTAAAATCGTGTTGTTTTCTAACATTTGTAACTATGATTAGGCATAGCAAACGcctaaattaatttttataataaatatcaaagttgtagaaaATTTTATGTACATAATTTTAATGTGCATATTTGTTATGTTTACTgttgtagaaaaaatagatataaaaataacaagGTGAACTGTACACtattattttcatatctatttttctataacACTTAACAAAACAAA harbors:
- the LOC133888829 gene encoding uncharacterized protein LOC133888829; the encoded protein is MAIGLGSTFASLFTLHWPDAAGQALLQRTAPKVTGAHSQREVTGSIDGLKRTQDQIGPEHALRRAQQTALPLLEAAREAYAQGGGMGGVSPPGNARCALLLSLELCALLPWPSAAFFFGSVAQSRGGGYREEKVPMTVVVPDYSPRPAPLGPSLAPAPVPGSDDDGGMPRLPSERWSSGAPSSSGGARAPAGSRSTDFISSSPAVPLPAGVTDSATALPMPTPGQQRQDEVGMGTLQLEARAVQLAIPLAMMLSFWALQS
- the LOC133889646 gene encoding monooxygenase 2-like, yielding MAAAGGEASGAAAAVAKEDVEADVVIVGAGIAGLATALALRRAGVARVAGRGGVVVLERHAELRATGAALTIFPNGWFALRALGVAHKLTSRYNAYETSKVTNLESGATQVFRFAGNKGSGGVKVRPVDRKALLGALAEDLPPGTIRFSSKLVSIDTEPAIGDSSETVVLRLNEGTVIRTKVLIGCDGVHSVVARWLGMSEPASSGRSAVRGLSVYPHGHSMKRELRQFLSEGLRAGMVPISDTDIYWFLVNNTVAVEKEAATDPIKTIREVSDNLAKHMPAEYLDVVRHSDMGNLSWAPLLYRNPWSLLTGKAARGPVTVAGDAFHPMTPDMAQGGCSALEDAVVLARALSQAATPAEGVAAYVAERRWRAAWLVAGAYVSGWVQQGGTNVRGVRGYLVKLFRDWVFYPFVFPRLADTMWYDCGDLTAPREEGKSHTQ